One stretch of Asterias rubens chromosome 8 unlocalized genomic scaffold, eAstRub1.3 super_scaffold_89, whole genome shotgun sequence DNA includes these proteins:
- the LOC117305564 gene encoding medium-chain acyl-CoA ligase ACSF2, mitochondrial-like isoform X1 has translation MAATLMLRFMRTTSTHSYQKSVSNYLSKSTKLRTQWQSCTTSFALCFSNSSSVSGRNNELSYYHAVGKEPLIGKTMGQIMDETTEKYPDRESHVFCADGIRRTFAQFKQETDKIALGFLALGIKKGDRVGMWGSSTLEWVLTQFALSRFGAIMVNINPVARTPELEYYLQKSGCKGIVCGKSFRTLDYYAMLQEICPELATDKAGQLKSARLPDLKTVIFRGEDSLPGTYNFPDLLNMGSSTEEKRLEEYKRLTQFDEPINIQFTSGTTGLSKGATLTHHNIVNNSNIVGYNLGYHEKQHIVCLPVPLYHCSGSVLGTLCGMVHGATCVFPATGYDVEATLRAVSTEKCTAFIGTPTMYIDLLNHPKLKDCDCSSLSTALMGGSSCPSEIVHQCTDKLNITFITVSYGLTEVSPLISQTTKDDPFEKKFSTVGKANDHNELKIIDEAGNIVPRNTAGELCSRGYTTMIGYWQDEKKTKEAIDESRWFHSGDLAVMDDEGYVSIVGRKKDMIIRGGENIYSVELEDFLYKHPKIEDVQVIGVPDERLGEIVCAWIKLKEGQTATEVEIKEFCKGEMAYFKVPKIVHFVKTFPMTVNGKVQKFQMRQEMQKMLKVNK, from the exons ATGGCAGCTACATTGATGTTGAGGTTCATGCGGACTACAAGTACACACAGCTACCAGAAAAGCGTTTCTAACTATTTGAGTAAATCAACAAAGCTAAGGACACAATGGCAGTCATGTACAACTTCATTCGCTTTGTGTTTCTCAAACAGCAG cTCTGTTTCTGGCAGGAATAATGAGTTGAGCTACTACCATGCCGTTGGTAAAGAGCCACTTATTGGGAAAACAATGGGTCAAATAATGGATGAAACAACAGAGAAGTATCCAGATAGAGAGTCACACGTCTTCTGTGCAGATGGAATCAGAAGGACATTTGCACAATTCAAACAAGAG acTGACAAAATAGCACTTGGATTTCTGGCTCTTGGCATCAAGAAAGGAGACAGAGTTGGAATGTGGGGATCATCCACATTAGAATGGGTTCTTACACAGTTTGCATTGTCTCGTTTTGGAGCTATTATGGTCAACATTAACCCAGTTGCAAGAACTCCAGAACTGGAATACTATCTACAAAAG tctGGCTGCAAGGGAATAGTCTGTGGTAAAAGTTTCCGAACATTGGACTACTATGCAATGCTACAAGAGATTTGCCCTGAGCTGGCAACCGATAAAGCAGGTCAGCTTAAAAGTGCCAG actcCCAGATCTGAAGACAGTCATCTTCAGAGGTGAAGACAGTCTTCCAGGAACTTACAACTTTCCTGATCTCCTGAATATGGGTAGCAGCACTGAAGAGAAACGTCTGGAAGAATATAAACGTCTGACTCAGTTTGATGAACCCATCAATATACAGTTTACATCT GGAACTACAGGCCTTTCTAAGGGTGCCACACTAACACATCACAACATAGTCAACAATTCCAATATTGTTGGTTACAATCTTGGCTATCATGAAAAG CAACACATCGTCTGCCTTCCCGTACCACTGTATCATTGTTCTGGTTCAGTACTTGGTACGTTATGTGGAATGGTTCATGGTGCAACCTGTGTCTTCCCAGCCACTGGGTATGATGTTGAAGCCACTCTTAGAGCAGTGTCAACAGAAAA ATGTACAGCTTTTATTGGTACACCCACCATGTACATTGACCTGTTGAATCATCCTAAATTAAAAGACTGTGATTGTTCTAGTCTATCTACTGCACTGATGGGTGGTTCCAGTTGTCCTTCTGAGATTGTACATCAATGCACAGACAAGCTCAACATCACTTTTATTACT gTTTCTTATGGTCTGACTGAGGTTTCTCCTTTGATCTCTCAAACAACTAAAGATGATCCATTTGAAAAGAAGTTCTCCACAGTTGGAAAAGCAAATGACCACAATGAG CTCAAGATCATTGATGAAGCTGGCAATATTGTACCTCGTAATACTGCTGGAGAGTTATGCAGTCGAGGATATACCACAATGATTGGTTATTGGCAAGATGAGAAGAAGACAAAAGAGGCTATTGATGAAAGTAGATGGTTCCATTCGGG TGATCTGGCTGTAATGGATGATGAAGGTTACGTCTCCATCGTTGGACGGAAGAAAGATATGATCATCCGAGGAGGAGAAAATATCTATTCTGTGGAGCTGGAGGACTTCTTGTATAAACATCCAAAGATTGAAGACGTTCAG GTAATCGGAGTTCCAGATGAGCGTCTTGGTGAGATTGTTTGCGCTTGGATCAAATTAAAGGAAGGACAAACTGCAACTGAAGTAGAGATCAAGGAATTCTGTAAAGGAGAG aTGGCTTATTTTAAAGTTCCAAAGATAGTTCATTTCGTGAAGACATTCCCAATGACTGTGAATGGAAAGGTACAGAAGTTTCAGATGCGACAGGAGatgcaaaaaatgttgaaagtcAACAAGTAA
- the LOC117305564 gene encoding medium-chain acyl-CoA ligase ACSF2, mitochondrial-like isoform X2, producing MAATLMLRFMRTTSTHSYQKSVSNYLSKSTKLRTQWQSCTTSFALCFSNSSSVSGRNNELSYYHAVGKEPLIGKTMGQIMDETTEKYPDRESHVFCADGIRRTFAQFKQETDKIALGFLALGIKKGDRVGMWGSSTLEWVLTQFALSRFGAIMVNINPVARTPELEYYLQKSGCKGIVCGKSFRTLDYYAMLQEICPELATDKAGQLKSARLPDLKTVIFRGEDSLPGTYNFPDLLNMGSSTEEKRLEEYKRLTQFDEPINIQFTSGTTGLSKGATLTHHNIVNNSNIVGYNLGYHEKQHIVCLPVPLYHCSGSVLGTLCGMVHGATCVFPATGYDVEATLRAVSTEKCTAFIGTPTMYIDLLNHPKLKDCDCSSLSTALMGGSSCPSEIVHQCTDKLNITFITVSYGLTEVSPLISQTTKDDPFEKKFSTVGKANDHNELKIIDEAGNIVPRNTAGELCSRGYTTMIGYWQDEKKTKEAIDESRWFHSGDLAVMDDEGYVSIVGRKKDMIIRGGENIYSVELEDFLYKHPKIEDVQVIGVPDERLGEIVCAWIKLKEGQTATEVEIKEFCKGEMAYFKVPKIVHFVKTFPMTVNGKDMWGQPCL from the exons ATGGCAGCTACATTGATGTTGAGGTTCATGCGGACTACAAGTACACACAGCTACCAGAAAAGCGTTTCTAACTATTTGAGTAAATCAACAAAGCTAAGGACACAATGGCAGTCATGTACAACTTCATTCGCTTTGTGTTTCTCAAACAGCAG cTCTGTTTCTGGCAGGAATAATGAGTTGAGCTACTACCATGCCGTTGGTAAAGAGCCACTTATTGGGAAAACAATGGGTCAAATAATGGATGAAACAACAGAGAAGTATCCAGATAGAGAGTCACACGTCTTCTGTGCAGATGGAATCAGAAGGACATTTGCACAATTCAAACAAGAG acTGACAAAATAGCACTTGGATTTCTGGCTCTTGGCATCAAGAAAGGAGACAGAGTTGGAATGTGGGGATCATCCACATTAGAATGGGTTCTTACACAGTTTGCATTGTCTCGTTTTGGAGCTATTATGGTCAACATTAACCCAGTTGCAAGAACTCCAGAACTGGAATACTATCTACAAAAG tctGGCTGCAAGGGAATAGTCTGTGGTAAAAGTTTCCGAACATTGGACTACTATGCAATGCTACAAGAGATTTGCCCTGAGCTGGCAACCGATAAAGCAGGTCAGCTTAAAAGTGCCAG actcCCAGATCTGAAGACAGTCATCTTCAGAGGTGAAGACAGTCTTCCAGGAACTTACAACTTTCCTGATCTCCTGAATATGGGTAGCAGCACTGAAGAGAAACGTCTGGAAGAATATAAACGTCTGACTCAGTTTGATGAACCCATCAATATACAGTTTACATCT GGAACTACAGGCCTTTCTAAGGGTGCCACACTAACACATCACAACATAGTCAACAATTCCAATATTGTTGGTTACAATCTTGGCTATCATGAAAAG CAACACATCGTCTGCCTTCCCGTACCACTGTATCATTGTTCTGGTTCAGTACTTGGTACGTTATGTGGAATGGTTCATGGTGCAACCTGTGTCTTCCCAGCCACTGGGTATGATGTTGAAGCCACTCTTAGAGCAGTGTCAACAGAAAA ATGTACAGCTTTTATTGGTACACCCACCATGTACATTGACCTGTTGAATCATCCTAAATTAAAAGACTGTGATTGTTCTAGTCTATCTACTGCACTGATGGGTGGTTCCAGTTGTCCTTCTGAGATTGTACATCAATGCACAGACAAGCTCAACATCACTTTTATTACT gTTTCTTATGGTCTGACTGAGGTTTCTCCTTTGATCTCTCAAACAACTAAAGATGATCCATTTGAAAAGAAGTTCTCCACAGTTGGAAAAGCAAATGACCACAATGAG CTCAAGATCATTGATGAAGCTGGCAATATTGTACCTCGTAATACTGCTGGAGAGTTATGCAGTCGAGGATATACCACAATGATTGGTTATTGGCAAGATGAGAAGAAGACAAAAGAGGCTATTGATGAAAGTAGATGGTTCCATTCGGG TGATCTGGCTGTAATGGATGATGAAGGTTACGTCTCCATCGTTGGACGGAAGAAAGATATGATCATCCGAGGAGGAGAAAATATCTATTCTGTGGAGCTGGAGGACTTCTTGTATAAACATCCAAAGATTGAAGACGTTCAG GTAATCGGAGTTCCAGATGAGCGTCTTGGTGAGATTGTTTGCGCTTGGATCAAATTAAAGGAAGGACAAACTGCAACTGAAGTAGAGATCAAGGAATTCTGTAAAGGAGAG aTGGCTTATTTTAAAGTTCCAAAGATAGTTCATTTCGTGAAGACATTCCCAATGACTGTGAATGGAAAG GACATGTGGGGACAGCCATGCTTATGA